DNA sequence from the Candidatus Kaistella beijingensis genome:
AAGGTGTGAACGAAATTGTTTTGTTTCCGCTTTATCCGCAATATGCGATGAGTACCACGGAAACGGTTGTCGACAAAGCAGAAGAAGTTCGCAAGAAATTTTTTCCGAATGTAAAAATTAATTATGTTCAGCCTTTTTATAATCGTGAAATCTACATTAACTGTTTAGCGGAAAGCATTAACGAAAAACTACCAGAAAACTTCGACGCACTTCAGTTTTCCTATCACGGCGTTCCCGAAAGACATATTTACAAAACCGACCCGACTAAAACCTGTAACTTAAACGATTGCTGCCAAAGAGAAAACAATCCGAGTCATCAGTTTTGTTACCGTCATCAATGTTTTAAAACCACGGATTTAGTTTTAGAAAAATTGAATTTACCGAGAGAAAAAGCGTTGGTAACTTTTCAATCTCGCTTAGGAAAAGATAAATGGATTGAACCTTATACCGATGAAACTTTGGAAAATCTCCCGAAAAAAGGGGTTAAGAATTTAGCCATTGTTTGTCCCGCTTTTGTTTCTGATTGTTTGGAGACTTTAGAAGAAATTTCGGTGGAAGGAAGGGAAGAATTTCTTCATGCAGGTGGCGAAAAATTCCACTACATTCCTTGTTTGAATGATGA
Encoded proteins:
- the hemH gene encoding ferrochelatase, producing the protein MNKKGILLVNLGSPKSTKVEDVKEYLDEFLMDEKVIDYRWFFRSLLVQGIILRTRPAKSAEAYKTVWTDEGSPLIVITEKIQKKLQKLVDVPVEIGMRYAEPSIQTGIQKLVDQGVNEIVLFPLYPQYAMSTTETVVDKAEEVRKKFFPNVKINYVQPFYNREIYINCLAESINEKLPENFDALQFSYHGVPERHIYKTDPTKTCNLNDCCQRENNPSHQFCYRHQCFKTTDLVLEKLNLPREKALVTFQSRLGKDKWIEPYTDETLENLPKKGVKNLAIVCPAFVSDCLETLEEISVEGREEFLHAGGEKFHYIPCLNDEDRWIEVVKMLCEEKLEEFYLV